A region from the Mucilaginibacter sp. CSA2-8R genome encodes:
- a CDS encoding efflux RND transporter periplasmic adaptor subunit: MKSLKGNISAALSVIGLTGLLSLSACHSDDKEKAEQERSQKEQADIEVPPVETVLLEKGKMASNLQVPGELAPYQQVSLYAKINSYVKKYLVDVGSEVHKGQLLIVLEAPEINSQLASARARIKQQEALYLASKATYDRLYNTSKTPGTIAQNDLDQADARRKADYANMDAAKAAYQEISANLQYLQIRAPFDGVVSERNAGLGAYVGPAGAGSALPLFVVQQQKKLRLVISVPELSTGSLSNREQVSFTVKALPNQQFTAHVKRMAGALDSRLRSERLEMDVENPKKILLPGMYAEVSVPTKSHDSTFVVPKSALVQSTEKVFVVRVTDQHRAQWIDVQKGLQNKDAVEVYSKDLKPGYKLVKTATDEIRDGQPVKDKPAKKDEKTEGE, translated from the coding sequence ATGAAAAGTCTGAAAGGAAATATAAGTGCTGCTTTATCAGTTATTGGTTTAACCGGTTTGTTAAGTTTAAGTGCATGTCACTCCGATGATAAGGAAAAAGCCGAGCAGGAACGTTCACAAAAAGAGCAGGCAGATATAGAGGTGCCGCCTGTAGAAACCGTTTTGCTCGAAAAAGGAAAAATGGCATCGAACCTTCAGGTGCCCGGTGAGTTAGCGCCTTATCAGCAGGTGAGTCTTTACGCCAAGATAAACAGCTATGTTAAAAAGTATTTGGTTGACGTAGGATCGGAAGTACATAAGGGACAGCTATTGATTGTGCTGGAAGCGCCGGAAATTAATTCGCAGCTGGCATCAGCACGGGCACGTATAAAGCAGCAGGAAGCTTTATATTTGGCCAGCAAAGCTACTTATGACAGGCTATACAATACCAGCAAAACACCGGGCACCATTGCGCAAAATGACTTAGACCAGGCTGACGCCCGGCGCAAGGCTGACTATGCTAATATGGATGCTGCTAAAGCTGCCTACCAGGAAATATCGGCTAACTTACAGTACTTACAGATACGTGCACCTTTTGACGGTGTAGTAAGCGAGCGTAATGCCGGCCTGGGGGCCTATGTAGGTCCGGCAGGAGCGGGGTCTGCACTGCCGTTGTTTGTAGTACAACAGCAAAAGAAACTGCGTTTGGTAATTTCGGTACCCGAACTAAGTACAGGCTCTTTAAGCAACAGAGAGCAGGTAAGCTTTACGGTTAAAGCTTTACCCAACCAACAATTTACAGCGCATGTTAAACGTATGGCAGGTGCACTGGACAGCCGCCTGCGATCTGAGCGCCTGGAGATGGATGTAGAAAACCCTAAAAAGATATTACTTCCGGGAATGTATGCGGAAGTAAGCGTACCTACCAAATCGCACGACAGCACCTTTGTAGTGCCTAAATCAGCATTGGTGCAATCAACCGAAAAAGTATTTGTAGTGCGGGTGACTGATCAGCACCGGGCGCAATGGATAGACGTCCAGAAAGGATTGCAGAATAAAGATGCCGTTGAAGTATATAGTAAAGATCTAAAGCCCGGCTATAAGCTGGTTAAAACGGCTACTGATGAAATACGTGATGGGCAGCCGGTAAAAGATAAGCCAGCTAAGAAGGATGAAAAAACAGAGGGTGAGTAG
- a CDS encoding efflux RND transporter permease subunit, with translation MGLIRFALRKPITILVLVAGLFFFGINAIRSIKIDIFPDLNLPVIYVSHPYGGYTPTQMESYFGKQYVNLLLYVSGVKSIETRNIQGLTLIKLSFYEGTNMAQAAAEVSAYTNRAQAIFPPGTQPPFILRFDASTLPVGQLVLTSPNRSNNELLDLANVYVRSSFTSVPGLVSPAPFGGNTRTVVIKVDPSLLRSHNLTPDQIVTAIRENNLNSPAGNVRIGDINYLTPANTSIKKVQDFGDIPLYRNGIQTVLLHDVATVEDGADITSSYALVNGKRSVYLPITKSADASTWEVVQNLKKAIPRFQALLPEDVKLSYVFDQSTYVINAVKSLAEEGAIGAVLTGLMVLLFLGDRRGALIVILTIPTSIVAGILFLSLFHQTINIMTLSGLSLAIGILVDESTVTIENIHQHFAMGKPKALAIWDACKEIAFPKLLILFCILAVFAPAFTMKGIPGALFLPLALAIGFSMITSYFLAQTFVPIMANWLMKNDHENKEYSRDDDNLDANKEEAAKHALEDHGAEETKFDRFRHRFMRWMDNMLPKRQWIVSIYAVVAVGLAALLFLTIGRDVLPKVNSGTFQVRLRLPDGTRLERTEAMTVHALQVLGNVVGKDKIAVTSSFVGTHPSQFSTSPIYLFMAGPQEAVIQAAMTEDYKGNLDDLKESFRNAIKREMPNVKVSYEPIELTDKILSQGSPTPIEVAITSKNKKQNVVYAYKILEKLKQIKYIRDAQISQSFKYPAININIDRTRAAQLGVGVGDISRSLTASTSSSRFTEKNVWLDEKVGLSYNVQVQVPEYQMSSMNDIKEIPIMANQRRPVLSDVAEIKQDTTYGENDNIGAIPTISVTANLHKTDLGTATDDVKEAIKSLGELPRGLTIEPRGLGQTLDDTLGSLQSGLLIAIIVIFLMLTANFQSFKVSFVVLSTVPAVIFGSLLLVWGTGATLNLQSYMGMIMAVGVAISNSVLLITNAEELRMYNGDALKSAREAVALRLRPILMTSLAMIVGMVPMASGLGEGGDQTSPLGRAVIGGLLFSTFASLLILPLVFAWVQGKTSTASVSLDPEDEESKHFVPLHHQESKA, from the coding sequence ATGGGACTCATTAGATTTGCACTTCGTAAACCCATCACCATCCTGGTTTTAGTAGCCGGATTGTTTTTCTTTGGTATCAACGCTATCCGCAGCATCAAAATAGATATTTTCCCCGACCTTAATTTACCGGTAATTTACGTTTCGCATCCATACGGTGGTTATACACCAACGCAAATGGAATCGTATTTTGGTAAGCAGTATGTTAACTTGCTGCTATACGTATCGGGCGTAAAAAGTATCGAAACGCGTAACATTCAAGGGTTAACCTTAATAAAGCTTTCTTTTTACGAGGGTACTAATATGGCGCAGGCTGCCGCCGAGGTGTCTGCCTATACTAATCGTGCTCAGGCTATCTTTCCGCCAGGTACGCAACCGCCTTTTATTTTACGGTTTGATGCCTCTACACTTCCGGTAGGGCAACTGGTGTTAACCAGCCCTAATCGCAGTAACAATGAGTTGCTGGATTTAGCCAACGTTTACGTACGTTCGTCTTTTACATCGGTGCCCGGCTTGGTATCGCCCGCACCTTTCGGCGGTAATACACGTACCGTAGTTATTAAGGTCGATCCATCGCTGTTGCGTTCACACAACCTTACGCCCGATCAGATTGTAACCGCCATTCGCGAAAACAACCTGAACTCGCCCGCAGGTAACGTTCGCATAGGCGACATTAACTATCTGACCCCGGCCAACACATCAATAAAAAAAGTACAGGACTTTGGCGATATTCCGTTATACCGTAACGGGATACAAACGGTGCTTTTACACGACGTGGCCACGGTTGAAGATGGAGCCGATATTACCAGTAGTTACGCCCTGGTTAACGGTAAGCGCTCTGTGTATCTACCCATTACCAAGTCGGCCGATGCCTCCACCTGGGAAGTGGTACAGAATCTAAAGAAAGCTATCCCCCGTTTTCAGGCATTATTGCCCGAAGATGTAAAGTTATCTTACGTGTTTGACCAGTCGACCTATGTAATTAACGCCGTAAAAAGCTTGGCCGAAGAGGGCGCTATCGGTGCGGTACTTACTGGCTTAATGGTGTTATTGTTTTTAGGCGACAGGCGCGGAGCGTTAATTGTGATTTTAACTATTCCAACTTCTATCGTGGCTGGTATCCTGTTTTTGTCATTGTTCCATCAAACCATCAACATCATGACCTTGAGCGGGCTATCCCTGGCCATTGGTATTTTGGTGGATGAGTCGACGGTGACGATTGAAAACATACACCAGCATTTTGCCATGGGCAAACCAAAAGCGTTAGCCATCTGGGATGCTTGTAAGGAGATTGCCTTTCCTAAATTGCTGATCTTGTTCTGTATCCTGGCGGTGTTTGCACCGGCCTTTACCATGAAGGGTATCCCCGGTGCGCTGTTTTTACCTTTAGCGTTGGCTATCGGGTTCTCCATGATTACGTCGTACTTTCTGGCGCAAACCTTTGTACCTATAATGGCCAACTGGCTGATGAAAAACGACCACGAGAATAAAGAATATTCTCGTGATGATGATAACCTGGACGCTAATAAAGAAGAAGCTGCCAAGCACGCACTTGAAGACCATGGGGCAGAAGAAACCAAATTTGACCGTTTCAGACATCGCTTTATGCGCTGGATGGACAACATGCTGCCTAAACGGCAATGGATTGTGAGCATATACGCAGTGGTAGCCGTTGGCCTGGCTGCATTACTGTTTTTAACTATAGGCCGGGATGTGCTGCCTAAAGTAAATTCGGGCACGTTTCAGGTAAGGCTGCGTTTGCCGGATGGTACCCGTTTAGAGCGTACAGAAGCGATGACCGTGCACGCGCTGCAGGTATTGGGCAATGTGGTAGGTAAAGATAAAATTGCGGTTACCTCATCTTTTGTAGGTACCCACCCTTCACAGTTTTCTACCAGTCCGATTTACTTATTTATGGCCGGCCCCCAGGAGGCAGTAATACAGGCAGCCATGACCGAAGATTATAAAGGTAACCTGGACGATTTAAAAGAGAGTTTCCGTAATGCCATTAAACGGGAAATGCCTAACGTAAAAGTATCCTACGAGCCTATTGAGCTTACTGATAAAATATTAAGCCAGGGCTCACCTACACCTATCGAGGTGGCTATAACCAGCAAAAACAAAAAGCAAAATGTAGTTTATGCTTATAAGATACTGGAAAAGCTTAAGCAAATTAAATACATACGCGATGCGCAGATTAGCCAATCCTTTAAGTATCCGGCTATCAATATTAATATTGACCGTACACGTGCCGCGCAATTAGGAGTAGGTGTGGGCGATATATCCCGCTCGCTAACAGCATCAACCTCGTCATCCCGATTTACTGAAAAAAATGTTTGGCTGGACGAAAAGGTAGGGTTAAGCTATAATGTACAGGTGCAGGTGCCCGAGTACCAGATGTCGAGCATGAACGACATTAAGGAAATACCCATTATGGCTAACCAACGCCGCCCGGTGTTAAGTGACGTAGCAGAAATTAAGCAAGATACTACTTACGGTGAAAATGATAACATTGGCGCTATACCTACCATTTCGGTAACAGCTAACCTGCACAAAACTGATTTAGGTACGGCTACTGATGATGTTAAAGAAGCCATTAAATCATTAGGCGAACTGCCGCGCGGACTCACTATTGAGCCACGCGGTTTAGGCCAAACCTTAGATGATACTTTAGGCAGCTTACAGAGCGGCCTATTGATTGCAATTATAGTGATCTTCTTGATGCTTACTGCCAACTTCCAATCGTTTAAGGTGTCTTTTGTGGTGCTCTCAACGGTTCCGGCTGTTATATTCGGATCTTTACTATTGGTTTGGGGTACCGGGGCAACACTAAACCTGCAATCATATATGGGAATGATTATGGCTGTTGGTGTAGCTATATCTAACTCGGTGTTGTTAATTACCAATGCCGAAGAATTACGGATGTATAACGGCGATGCCTTAAAGTCGGCACGTGAAGCTGTCGCTTTACGCCTGAGACCTATTTTGATGACCAGTTTGGCCATGATTGTAGGTATGGTGCCCATGGCATCAGGTTTAGGCGAAGGCGGTGATCAGACCTCTCCCTTAGGCCGAGCCGTGATTGGTGGATTGTTGTTTTCTACTTTTGCCTCGTTGCTTATTTTGCCTTTGGTTTTTGCCTGGGTACAAGGTAAAACCAGTACTGCATCAGTATCTCTAGATCCGGAAGATGAGGAAAGTAAACACTTTGTGCCATTACACCACCAGGAAAGTAAAGCGTAA
- a CDS encoding MBL fold metallo-hydrolase, translating into MTITFLGTGTSQGVPVIGCDCDICTSADKHDKRLRTSILVEAQGKIIVIDTGPDFRYQMLRVGVKHLDAVIFTHEHKDHTAGLDDIRAFNYLQQEPMDVYAVPRVQASLKKEFSYIFAEFQYPGIPKINLHTIGNEPFNVGPVKFIPIEVLHYKLPVLGFRIDDFTYITDAKTIAEPEIEKIKGTKVLVVNALQKQPHMSHFTFDEAIAFAQRIGAETTYFTHISHRLGKHADVSLELPQGIQLAYDGLKIEL; encoded by the coding sequence GTGACCATAACATTTTTAGGAACCGGAACTTCGCAGGGTGTGCCTGTTATTGGTTGCGATTGCGATATTTGTACATCTGCAGATAAGCATGATAAACGCCTGCGTACCTCCATTTTGGTAGAAGCGCAGGGTAAAATTATTGTGATTGATACAGGGCCCGATTTCAGATACCAGATGCTTCGTGTCGGAGTAAAGCATTTAGACGCCGTTATTTTTACCCACGAGCATAAAGATCACACCGCTGGGTTGGATGACATTCGTGCATTTAACTATCTGCAGCAGGAGCCTATGGACGTTTATGCAGTACCCCGTGTACAGGCATCACTAAAAAAGGAATTCTCGTACATTTTTGCCGAATTCCAATATCCTGGTATCCCTAAAATTAATCTGCATACCATAGGCAACGAGCCATTTAACGTTGGGCCGGTTAAATTTATACCCATAGAGGTTTTACATTACAAACTGCCGGTGTTAGGTTTCCGGATAGATGACTTTACTTACATCACCGATGCTAAGACCATCGCCGAGCCTGAAATTGAAAAAATAAAGGGCACAAAAGTGTTAGTGGTTAATGCTTTGCAAAAGCAACCGCATATGTCGCATTTTACATTTGACGAAGCTATTGCTTTTGCACAGCGTATAGGAGCCGAAACCACCTATTTTACTCATATCAGTCATCGTTTAGGCAAACATGCTGACGTTTCTTTGGAACTTCCCCAAGGCATTCAACTGGCCTATGATGGCTTGAAAATAGAATTATAA
- the clpX gene encoding ATP-dependent Clp protease ATP-binding subunit ClpX has translation MNKNSKEIRCSFCGAGKQDSLMLIAGLDAHICDKCVNQANEILAEELKVRKVKSSPSAPSILKPSEIKTHLDQYVIGQDDAKKVLAVAVYNHYKRLNQRVEKDEVEIEKSNIMMVGETGTGKTLLAKTIAKVLNVPFCISDATVLTEAGYVGEDVESILTRLLQAADYDVAAAEKGIVYIDEVDKIARKSDNASITRDVSGEGVQQALLKILEGTMVNVPPQGGRKHPDQKMISVNTSNILFICGGAFDGIDKKIASRLRTQTVGYKLKRDENEVDTKNLYKYITPQDLKSFGLIPELIGRLPVLTYLNPLDREALRNILVEPKNSLLKQYKKLFDYEGVKLDFDDDVLDFIVDKAMEFKLGARGLRSICEAIMIDAMFEFPSQKDVKRLTVNLDYAREKFEKSDLKKLKVA, from the coding sequence ATGAATAAAAATAGCAAGGAGATCAGGTGTTCATTTTGTGGGGCCGGAAAACAGGATTCGCTGATGCTGATTGCCGGGCTTGATGCGCATATTTGTGATAAATGTGTAAATCAGGCTAACGAGATATTGGCAGAAGAACTGAAGGTTCGGAAAGTAAAATCCTCCCCATCAGCTCCTTCTATATTAAAGCCATCTGAAATAAAAACTCATTTGGACCAGTATGTTATTGGCCAGGATGATGCTAAAAAGGTGTTGGCTGTAGCGGTATACAATCACTATAAACGCCTTAACCAGCGAGTAGAAAAAGATGAGGTAGAGATCGAGAAATCGAACATCATGATGGTAGGTGAAACCGGTACCGGTAAAACCTTGCTTGCTAAAACTATAGCCAAAGTTTTAAATGTTCCGTTTTGTATATCTGATGCTACTGTACTTACCGAAGCAGGTTACGTTGGCGAAGATGTTGAGAGTATATTAACCCGTTTACTGCAGGCCGCAGATTATGACGTAGCTGCAGCAGAAAAAGGTATTGTGTATATTGATGAAGTAGATAAGATTGCCCGCAAGAGTGATAATGCTTCTATCACCCGCGACGTATCAGGCGAGGGTGTGCAACAGGCCCTGCTTAAAATATTAGAAGGTACGATGGTTAACGTACCCCCTCAAGGTGGACGTAAGCATCCCGACCAAAAAATGATTTCGGTAAACACGAGTAACATTCTCTTTATTTGTGGTGGTGCGTTTGATGGTATTGATAAAAAGATTGCCAGCCGCTTGCGTACGCAAACGGTAGGTTACAAATTAAAACGCGACGAGAATGAGGTTGATACCAAGAACCTGTACAAATACATTACGCCACAGGATTTAAAATCATTTGGTTTAATTCCCGAGCTCATTGGCCGTTTACCGGTATTAACTTACCTTAACCCGTTAGACCGTGAAGCCTTACGTAATATATTGGTAGAGCCTAAAAACTCATTGCTTAAACAGTACAAAAAGCTGTTTGATTACGAAGGTGTGAAGCTGGATTTTGATGATGATGTGCTTGATTTTATTGTTGATAAAGCAATGGAGTTTAAATTAGGTGCACGTGGTTTACGTTCTATTTGCGAAGCCATCATGATTGATGCGATGTTTGAGTTCCCGTCACAAAAAGATGTGAAACGCTTAACCGTTAATTTGGATTATGCGCGCGAAAAATTTGAAAAATCTGATTTGAAAAAATTAAAAGTAGCTTAG
- the clpP gene encoding ATP-dependent Clp endopeptidase proteolytic subunit ClpP has translation MNNIDKNEFRKYAVKHHRINGLTVDKFISSVEHKMMPQGIAYPVGMTPYIIEERQLNVAQMDVFSRLMMDRIIFLGDAIYENIANIIQAQLLFLQSADAKRDIQIYINSPGGSVYAGLGIYDTMQFVTNDVATICTGMAASMAAVLLCAGADGKRAALPHSRVMIHQPLGGAQGQASDIEITAREIQKLKKELYEIISKHSGTSYEKVWEASDRDHWMIAEEAKEFGMVDEVLGRSNDKK, from the coding sequence ATGAATAACATCGATAAAAACGAATTTCGTAAGTACGCGGTGAAACATCACCGAATTAACGGTTTAACCGTTGATAAATTTATATCAAGCGTTGAGCACAAAATGATGCCTCAGGGTATTGCTTATCCCGTAGGCATGACTCCTTATATTATTGAGGAGCGCCAATTAAACGTGGCCCAAATGGACGTGTTTTCACGTTTGATGATGGACCGTATCATTTTCCTGGGCGACGCTATCTATGAAAATATCGCCAACATTATTCAGGCGCAGTTATTATTCCTGCAGTCTGCCGATGCTAAGCGCGATATTCAAATTTATATTAATTCGCCAGGTGGTTCTGTTTATGCCGGTTTAGGTATATATGATACCATGCAGTTTGTAACTAATGATGTAGCCACCATTTGTACCGGTATGGCGGCTTCTATGGCTGCTGTATTATTGTGTGCCGGTGCCGATGGCAAACGTGCTGCTTTGCCTCACTCAAGGGTTATGATTCACCAGCCGTTGGGCGGAGCGCAAGGTCAGGCATCTGATATTGAGATTACAGCCCGTGAAATTCAAAAACTTAAAAAAGAATTGTACGAAATCATATCAAAACACAGTGGTACTTCGTATGAAAAGGTTTGGGAAGCATCAGACCGTGACCATTGGATGATTGCCGAAGAAGCTAAAGAGTTTGGCATGGTTGATGAGGTATTAGGCCGCAGCAACGACAAGAAATAA
- a CDS encoding TolC family protein yields MKEAIQLGVDNYPAILAKKNQLNASKAYLKETRTEYLPDLNFSAQQVYGTINGQNGPLVGYRGLAASSSGPALNHQSWNAAFGALYLTNVNWDFFAFGRAVERIKVQKQVVNRDEADLGQQQFQHKVRVASAYLNVLAAQRLVKVQEDNLNRTLEVRRVVVARVKNGLNPGVDSSFANTEVSNARIQLTNAQQNEQDQVNQLSQYLGYDSPPKDFALDSTFVVRNPAMPDPPATVGQEQHPVLQFYKNRIQVSDEQARYQRTFALPTFSLVGTFQGRGSGFTLAPAINTPVAYTGNYGSGVDPTRFNYVIGVATVWNFTSLFRTKYQVQSQKFISKQYQDEYDLVNQQLRNQQVLAETRISTALKNSKEAPIQIKSANDAYVQKVTLYKNGLASIVDFTQALYVLYRAETNNYIAYNNVWQALLFKAASTGDFDLFINNF; encoded by the coding sequence ATGAAAGAGGCTATACAATTGGGTGTTGATAATTATCCGGCCATACTGGCAAAAAAGAATCAACTTAACGCATCAAAAGCTTATTTAAAAGAAACAAGAACCGAGTATCTACCCGATTTAAACTTTTCGGCACAACAGGTTTACGGTACTATTAATGGGCAAAACGGCCCGCTCGTGGGTTACCGCGGACTGGCCGCATCCTCATCAGGTCCTGCGCTTAATCATCAAAGCTGGAATGCTGCTTTCGGGGCATTGTATCTCACCAATGTTAACTGGGATTTTTTTGCATTTGGTCGTGCCGTAGAGCGTATTAAAGTACAAAAGCAGGTAGTAAACCGTGATGAAGCTGACCTGGGCCAACAGCAATTTCAGCATAAAGTAAGAGTGGCCTCTGCTTATCTTAATGTGCTGGCAGCACAGCGCCTGGTAAAAGTACAAGAAGATAATTTGAACAGGACGTTAGAAGTAAGGCGTGTGGTGGTAGCCCGTGTAAAAAACGGATTAAACCCAGGTGTCGATTCTTCGTTTGCTAACACTGAAGTGTCTAATGCACGCATACAGTTAACTAATGCCCAGCAAAACGAGCAGGATCAGGTTAACCAGTTGTCACAATATTTGGGGTACGATTCCCCCCCAAAAGATTTTGCGCTCGATAGTACCTTTGTAGTTCGTAACCCTGCTATGCCCGATCCGCCGGCTACCGTAGGGCAGGAGCAGCATCCGGTACTTCAATTTTATAAAAACCGGATACAGGTAAGTGACGAGCAGGCACGCTACCAGCGTACCTTTGCTTTACCGACGTTTTCGCTGGTCGGTACATTTCAGGGCAGAGGCTCAGGGTTTACTCTGGCACCGGCCATAAATACGCCTGTAGCTTATACCGGTAATTATGGCAGCGGTGTAGATCCTACACGGTTTAACTACGTCATTGGCGTTGCCACCGTATGGAATTTTACCAGCTTATTCCGTACCAAATACCAGGTACAATCGCAAAAGTTTATTTCTAAACAGTATCAGGATGAATATGATCTGGTAAACCAGCAACTGCGCAACCAGCAGGTACTGGCCGAAACCCGCATCAGTACGGCGCTCAAAAATTCAAAAGAGGCGCCCATTCAAATTAAATCAGCTAATGATGCTTACGTACAAAAAGTAACGCTTTATAAAAACGGCCTGGCCAGTATAGTTGATTTTACGCAAGCCCTATATGTTTTGTACCGGGCCGAAACCAACAACTACATTGCCTACAACAACGTTTGGCAGGCACTGCTATTTAAGGCTGCATCAACAGGTGATTTTGACCTGTTTATCAATAATTTTTAA
- a CDS encoding NAD(P)/FAD-dependent oxidoreductase, whose translation MKNADVLIVGSGAAGLMAAYTLAKAGKKVTVLEACNRTGGRIRTIGDTMFFTHAELGAEFVHGNLPVTLQLLREAGIAYHPAGGEMWQYKDGTFVKDAAMIEGWDMLMQKLNDLQDDTTLQAFLDKYFAEEKFDALRDSVIRYAAGYDTSDPARVSALALRREWQNEDEDAQYRIEGGYCTLINYLTEVCKQHGGTIYLNAPVTHISWQPAAIKATTADGEIYEARQVILAIPLGVWQAPAIAKGHIDFSPPISEQTTALKKLGFGAIIKVLLQFDEMFWENVSAQHHDTLKDMAFLFTDEAIPTWWTQAPGHQPLLTGWLGGAAAAQQAHTPAEDILQQSLQSLSHVFNIDSEVLKEKLIAWHVANWTTDPYICGSYAYDTVDTSTVLALLKQPIADTIYFAGEFMYQGPAMGTVEAALISGRDTAQKLLKL comes from the coding sequence ATGAAAAACGCAGATGTACTGATTGTTGGCTCGGGTGCGGCCGGCTTAATGGCGGCTTATACTTTGGCTAAAGCCGGTAAAAAGGTAACCGTACTAGAAGCCTGTAACCGTACCGGAGGTCGCATTCGCACCATTGGCGACACCATGTTTTTCACTCACGCCGAGTTAGGTGCTGAGTTTGTGCACGGAAATCTGCCGGTAACTTTACAGCTATTGCGTGAAGCCGGTATAGCTTATCACCCGGCAGGCGGCGAGATGTGGCAGTATAAGGACGGTACTTTTGTAAAAGATGCCGCAATGATTGAAGGATGGGATATGTTGATGCAGAAGCTTAACGATTTGCAGGACGACACCACGCTTCAGGCGTTTTTGGATAAATACTTTGCGGAAGAAAAGTTTGATGCCTTAAGAGACTCCGTGATCCGTTATGCTGCAGGTTATGATACCAGCGACCCGGCGCGGGTAAGCGCCCTTGCCTTGCGCCGCGAATGGCAAAACGAAGATGAAGATGCGCAGTACCGCATTGAAGGCGGTTACTGTACCCTGATAAACTACTTAACCGAGGTTTGTAAGCAGCATGGCGGCACTATTTATCTAAATGCTCCGGTTACCCATATCTCCTGGCAACCTGCTGCCATTAAAGCAACCACCGCTGACGGTGAGATTTATGAGGCCCGGCAGGTCATATTAGCCATTCCGTTAGGCGTGTGGCAGGCACCGGCAATAGCAAAGGGACATATTGATTTTTCGCCTCCTATCAGCGAACAAACAACCGCATTAAAAAAGTTAGGCTTTGGTGCCATTATTAAAGTGCTGCTGCAGTTTGATGAGATGTTTTGGGAAAATGTTTCTGCTCAGCATCACGACACCTTAAAAGATATGGCGTTTCTATTTACTGATGAGGCAATACCTACCTGGTGGACACAGGCGCCCGGGCATCAACCTTTGCTAACCGGCTGGTTGGGTGGTGCAGCGGCAGCACAGCAGGCGCATACCCCTGCCGAAGATATTTTGCAGCAGTCATTGCAATCGTTGAGCCACGTATTCAATATCGATTCCGAGGTTTTAAAAGAAAAACTGATAGCTTGGCACGTGGCCAACTGGACAACCGACCCATACATTTGTGGTTCATATGCTTACGACACGGTTGATACCTCTACGGTATTAGCCCTGTTGAAACAACCCATTGCTGATACGATATATTTCGCGGGAGAATTTATGTATCAGGGACCAGCGATGGGCACCGTTGAGGCAGCACTAATTAGTGGCCGGGATACAGCTCAGAAATTGCTAAAGCTTTAG
- a CDS encoding AMP nucleosidase encodes MNEEKEIKKDPAIVEQSKKVKEVQSPVKSGLKSKEAIVANWLPRYTGRPLTEFGSYIILTNFSKYLYLFSKWHNDAAIMGLDKPMQSVTADGITIINFGMGSPVAATVMDLLTAISPKAVIFLGKCGGLKKKNAVGDLILPIAAIRGEGTSNDYLPAEVPALPSFALQKAISTTIRDFARDYWTGTCYTTNRRVWEHDKEFKKYLKSLRAMAVDMETATIFTTGFANKIPTGALLLVSDQPMIPEGVKTAESDSKVTEQYVETHLKVGIESLKQLINNGFTVKHLKF; translated from the coding sequence ATGAACGAAGAAAAAGAAATTAAAAAAGACCCAGCCATTGTAGAGCAGTCTAAAAAAGTGAAAGAAGTACAGTCTCCGGTAAAAAGTGGTTTAAAGTCTAAAGAGGCAATTGTTGCTAACTGGCTGCCCCGGTACACCGGCCGTCCGCTAACCGAGTTTGGCAGTTATATCATCCTTACTAATTTTTCAAAGTACTTATACCTGTTTTCTAAATGGCATAATGATGCGGCTATCATGGGCCTGGATAAACCTATGCAAAGTGTTACGGCCGACGGTATTACTATCATCAATTTTGGTATGGGTAGCCCAGTAGCTGCAACGGTGATGGATTTGCTGACGGCTATATCACCTAAAGCTGTTATATTTTTAGGTAAATGCGGTGGTTTAAAAAAGAAGAACGCTGTAGGCGACTTGATTTTGCCAATTGCCGCCATCAGAGGTGAAGGTACTTCTAATGATTATTTACCAGCCGAAGTTCCGGCATTGCCATCATTTGCGTTGCAAAAAGCAATCTCAACCACCATCCGTGATTTTGCGCGCGATTACTGGACCGGTACTTGTTATACCACAAACCGCCGCGTTTGGGAGCATGATAAGGAGTTTAAAAAATACTTGAAAAGCCTGCGTGCAATGGCAGTAGATATGGAAACGGCTACCATTTTTACTACAGGTTTTGCCAACAAAATTCCGACCGGCGCTTTGTTACTGGTATCAGATCAGCCGATGATTCCGGAAGGTGTAAAAACGGCCGAAAGTGATTCTAAGGTAACTGAACAGTATGTAGAAACACATCTAAAGGTTGGTATCGAATCGTTAAAGCAGTTAATTAATAATGGCTTTACGGTTAAGCACCTTAAATTTTAG